Genomic segment of Candidatus Methylomirabilota bacterium:
TCGCGGAGGCCACCGACTCCGCGAGCCGGCCCGCGAACTCGTCGACCAGAGCCAGGAAGAGCGCCTCCTTGTTGGGGAAGTGGTGGTACACCGCGCCCTTCGACGTCTGCGAGGCGCGCACGATGTCGTCGACGAGAGCCCTGTGATACCCTTTCTCCGCGAAGACCTCCCGCGCCGCCTGGAGGATCTTGTCGCGCGTGGCAAGCCTGGTCAATCTCGACTCGCACCGAGGGAGGTTGCATGCTCATTCGCGTCGGTCACAGTCCCGACCCCGACGACGCCTTCATGTTCTACGCGCTCAACTCCGGCAAGGTGAAGATCCCCGGCATCACCATCGAGCACGTGCTGGAGGACATCGAATCGTTGAATCGGCGCGCGAGGACCGGCGAGCTCGAGGTGACCGCGGTCTCCGCCGCCACCTACACCCTGGTGCACGACCGCTACCGGATGATGGATCCGGGAGCGTCCATGGGAAAGGGCTACGGTCCGATCCTGGTGGCCAAGGGGCCGATCGAGCGCGCGAAGCTCGAGGAGAAGGTCGTCGCCATCCCGGGCAGCCACACCACCGCCGCGCTCCTGCTGCGCCTCTACGTCGGGGACCCGCCCACCATCGAGGTGGCCTTCGACCAGATCCCGCGAGTGGTGCTGGAGGGCCAGGCCGACCTGGGCTTGCTCATCCACGAAGGCCAGATCACCCACCAGCGCATGGGCCTGCACAAGGTGCTCGACCTGGGGCAGGAGTGGGAGAAGGAGTCGGGGCTGCCGTTGCCCCTCGGCATCAACGTGATGCGCCGGGACCTGGGCGAGGACACCCACCGCGCGATCTCCCAGGGGCTTCGCGACGCGATCGACTACGCATACGCCAACGTCGACGAGGCGCTGGAGTACGCGATGCGCTACGGGCGCGGGATCGACAAGGAGACCTGCCGCCGCTTCGTGCTGATGTACGTCAACGACTACACCAAGCGGCTGGGCGACGACGGCCGGGCCGCCCTGAAGCGCCTCTACGAGCTGGCGCACGCGAGAGGGTTGATCACGTCCATGCCGCCGGTGGACCCGATCTAGTACGTCCGGATGATCTCGTAGTCGGTGGTGCGCTGGGCGGGTGTGAACCCCGCGTCCCGGATCAGCGTGATGATCTCGTCCACCGTCGTCTTGTTCACGAAGTCGGCCGCCGCGTGGACGTTCTCCTCGAAGAGCGTCCCCCCGAAGTCGTCGGCCCCCCACGAGAGCGCGACCTGGCCGGCCCGCTTGCCTTCCGAGAACCACGAGGCCTGCACGTGCGGAAAGTTGTCGAGGTAGAGGCGGGACACCGCCAGCATGCGCAGGTAGGCGTTCGGCCCCTTGTACTGCTTGATCCACTTCTCGAGCAGGGTGTTGCCGGGCTTGAAAGACCAGGGCACGAACGCGGTGAAGCCGCCGTGCTCGTCCTGCAGCGCCCGGATCGAGTCGAGATGGTCGAGGATGTCCTCCGGCTGCTCGACGTGCCCGTACATCATCGTCGCGGTCGACCGGAAGCCCTGACGATGGGCCTCGCGATGCACGTCCAGCCACGCCGCCGGCCCGCCCTTCTTGGGCTCGATGCGCCGGCGAGTCCTCTCGGACAGCACCTCGGCGCCGCCGCCCGGAATGCTCGTCTGGCCGGCCTGCTTCAGCAGCGCCAGCACCTCGGGCACCGGCTTTCCCGCGACATCGGACATCGTGCGAATCTCCGAGGCGCTGAAGAAGTGCGGGGTGACCGACGGAAATCGGCGTCGCGTCTCACGCACCAGGTCGAGGTAGTACTGCAGCGGCAGGACCGGGTTGTGGCCGCCCTGAAGCAGCACGGTGGTCGCGCCCTCCCGCACCGCGAACTCCACCTTGGCCAGCACCTCGTCCACCGTCAAGGTGTAGGCCTCCTTGTCGCCTGGCCGGCGGTAGAACGCGCAGAACTGGCAATCGGTAATGCACACGTTGGTGTAGTTCGGGTTGGTGTCGATCACGAAGGTGACGCGCGCCTCCGGGATCCGCCGCAGCCGAGCTTCGTGGGCCACGCTGCCCAGGTCCAGCAGCGGGGCGTCGGTGAGCAGCCAGAGGCCGTCGGCCCGGTCCAGCCGCTTGCCGTTCTCGACCTTCTCGCGGATCTGCTCCAGCATCAGGCCGCTCCGATCTGGCCGCGGAGCCGGACGAACTCGGCGGCGCCCTTCTCCTCGTCCGGACCGAGGCGGAAGGTGAAGTTGCGCAGATACGATTCGACCTCTGCCCGGGTCCAGCCGAGTTCGCAGCGCGCCGCGGCGATCTCGGGCAGGGCGTCGAGGCCCCGGTCGAGCGCCTCGTCGAGCGCGCTCTCGAGGCGGCGCCGTTCCCGAGCCGGGACCCGCGCCGCGATCGCCCAGCGCGCGAAGACGAACGGCAGGCCGGTCCAGTCCCGCCACTCCACCGCCAGATCGATCACGTGACGCGCCGGCGGCCCGCCGGTCACCCGCCGGATGGCCTGGTCGCCGATCAGCAGCTGCGCGTCGCACGGCTCCTCGGGTCCGACCCAGGCCGCGGGCTCGACCGCGTATCGCAGCGCCAGCAGCACCCGCAGCAGCTCCACCGAGGTCGAGGTCTCGAGGGTGACCCCGATACGGGCGCCCGCGAGGTCGGCCAGCACCCGATCGGCGAACACGAGGACGCTCCGCGCCCCGGTCGCGCAGCCGATGCCATAGGGCAGGGGGACGAGACGGGACTCGAGGCGAACGTAGTCCATCAGCGACAGCGGGCCCGCGTCGAGCTCGCCCGCGCCCATCGCCTCCCCGAGGCGCCGCGGGATCAAATCCACCAGCTCCACCCCGGCGAGCCGGTGGAAGAACGGCTCGCAGTTCAGGTAGGGGATACGCCCGACCCTCAGCACGTCAGCTCCACACCCGGACGACGCTGTAGAGGGCATCGCGCTCCACCGGGATCTTGCCGGCGTCGCGCACGATTCGAAGGATCTGCTCGGTGGCGAGACCGGCCGGGCTGGCCGCCTGCGCCATGTGAGCGATCTTCTCGTCCTCGAGGGTGCCGTTGACGTCGGAGGCCCCGAAGTGGAGCGCCAGCGACGCGGTGGCCTCGCCGAGCATCACCCAGTAGGCCTCGATGTGCTCGAAGTTGTCGAGCAAGAGCCGGGAGGCCGCGATGGTCCGCAGGTCGTCGGTGGGCGGGGTCTGCCGCGGCACCAGCTTGGTGTTGCCGGTCTGGTACGACAGCGGGATGAAGGTGAGGAATCCGCCCGAGAGATCCTGCTGCTGCCGCAGCCGGAGGAGATGGTCGACGCGCTCCTCCCTGGTCTCCACGTGCCCGTAGAGCATCGTGGCGTTGGTGCGGATGCCGAGGGAGTGGGCGATGCCGTGAATCTCGCACCAGCGCTCGGCGTCGGCCTTGCCCGTGAAGTGCAGCAGCTTCTGGAGCCGCTTCGAGAAGATCTCGGCCCCCCCGCCGGGCATCGAGTGCAGTCCCACCTTCTTCAGCCGGGTCAAGGCCTCGCGCGGCTCGATCTTCCAGCGCCGCCAGAAGTAGTCGATCTCGGCCGCGGTGAACGCCTTGATCTGGGTCTCCGGCCGGGCATGGTGGATGGCCTCGATCAGCCGCTCGAAGTACTCGAACGGCCAGTCCGGGTGGTGCCCGCCCACGATGTGGGCCTCGCGGGTGCCCGGCTTGATCATGTTCAGCACGTCCTCGATGGTGTTCTCGAAGGCGCCGGGCTCTCCCTTCTTCCGGGCAAAATCGCAAAAGCTGCAGGAGAGCACACATACGTTGGTCGGATTGATGTAGCGGTTGAGCACAAAGAAGACCTGGTCGCCGTGACGCCGGGATTTGGCGAAGTCCGCCATGCGACCGAGGCCGTGGAGATCCGGGGTCTGAAAAAGAACGAGTCCGTCCTCTCGCGACAGCCGATCACCGGCCTGGACCTTCTCCCAGATCGGATGCAGGCGGTCATCGCGAAGGCGCGGCGGGGCGGTGGCGGCAACGGCCATGTCTCTCTCCTGGTTCGAGTGAGGCCCAGACCGACTGGTCGGTCTGATTCTAAGTGCCCGGATTCTAGGCTGTCAAGCTTACGGGCGCTACTTGAGGGCGCCGACCGTGAAGCCGGCGATGAACCGATCCAGGAAGAAGTTGTACAGGATCGCCAGGGGCACGCTGGTGATCAGGCAGGCCGCCATCAGAGACCCCCAGTAGTAGACGTCGCCCCGGACCAGCGCCACCGGCACGCCCACGCTGACCGTCATGCGCCCCACGGACGAGATGAAGGTCAGGCTGTAGACGAACTCCTGGATGGTGAGGGTGAGCGCGAAGATCACGACCGTGAGAAGGCCGGGCACGGCGAGCGGTAGCACCACCCGGCCGACGGCGCCCAGCCGGCTGCAGCCGTCGACCATGGCCGACTCCTCGACCTCCTTCGGCAGGGTCTTGAGGAAGCCCATCAGCAGCCACGTGCAGAACGGCACCGTGAACGTCGGATAGATCAGTACCAGGGCCCACAGCTGGTTCTGCAGCCCGAGGGAGGCCACCAGGCGTGAGAACGGGATGAAGAGCAGCGTCGACGGAATCAGGTAGGTGAGGAAGATGCCGATCGACATCCGCTCGCCCCATCGCCCGCTGAGCCGGGCCAGGCTGTAGGCCGCGGGCACCCCGAGCAGGAGGGTGATGAGCACGACCAGCGCGCCAACCCAGAGCGTGTTGAACAGCCACGTGAGATAGAGCGTGTTGCCGAACAGGATCCGGAGGTGGTCGAGGGTAGGGGGCCGGTTGAAGATGAACGGGTTGTGCGCGGTGTTGGAGGCGCCCACGTACAGGTCCGCGTTCTGCTTGAAGGCGGTCACCAGCATCCAGTAGAACGGGAACACCGCGAAGGCGGTGAAACCCAGCACGAGGACCCGGTGGCCGACCGCCGCCGCGATCCGGTGTCCGGCGCGCCGCCGCATCCTAGACCACCTCGGCGCGGCGCGAGAGGCGCAGCATCACCACCGCCATCACCACGAGCAGCGGCACCAGAAAGATGGCCACCGACGCGCCCCGGCCCACATCGCCGCCCAGGACGCCGTCCTGGAAGGCCAGGCTCGCCAGCACGTGGGTGCTGTTGAAGGGACCGCCGCGGGTGAGCAGGTAGACCACGCTCATGTCGGTGAAGGTGAACACCACTCCGAAGAGCACGGCCACCGTCAGGATCGGCAGCATCATCGGCAGCGTGATCTGGAAGGCCTTGGCGAGCGCGCCGGCGCCGTCGATGTCGGCCGCCTCGTGGACCTCCTTGGGGATCGAGGTGAGCCCGGCGAGCAGGATCACGGTCGAGAACGGCAGCATCCGCCAGACGTGCACGATGATGATCGCCACCATGCCGAGCACCGGGTCGCCGAGCCAGTAGTACCACTCGCCCGGGCCGAGCCAGCCCACCACCTTGAGCATCCAGTTGATGACCGAGAACGTCGAATCGAAGATCCACAGCCAGCCGAGGGTCGCGAGCGAGATCGGCGCGGCCCACGGGAGCAGGATCAGGAAGCGCACCAGGAGCTTGCCGCGGAACGGCTTCATGAGCGCTCGCGCGAGGATGTTGCCCATCACGATGACCAGCCCCTGGCTGACCAGCGTGAAGACGAACGTGTTTCGCAGCGCGCGCAGGAAGACCGCGCTCGACAGGACGCTGCGGAAGTTCTGCAGACCCACGAAGGAGAACTCGAGGCTGCCGGCCGACGAGTTGGTCAGGCTCAGGAGCACCGCGAGCAGGAACGGGATCGCCACCAAGACGAAGATGTAGGCCAGCGCGGGCGCGAGGAGGATCTTGCCGAGCCGGCGGTCGCGCCGGGACAGGGTCTCGACCGCGGCGGCGGCTGGGCGGGCGAGGGCGATCTCGGTGCTGCTCATCGCGCTGAGCACCGAGCCGGCAGGAGCCGTGAAGGCCCCCTGCCGGCCACGGTGAAGATCGGAACGAGGTGGTCTACCGGTCCTTGGAGCCGCCGGCGACCATGTTCTTCTTCCGCCACTTCGCGAAGATCTCCTTGCAGCGGGTGTTGGCCTCGGCGAGCGCGTCTTTCGGGGACATCGCGCCGGTCGCGGCCTTGGCGAACATGTCGGTGATCACGTAGGTGTCGAAGATCTCGCCCTCCGCCGGATTGGCGAAGCCGGGGTAGCCCAGATTGGTCGACCACGGCAGCGCCTTCGACAGCAGTGAGAGCTTGTCGCCGGGCTGGGAGCCGAAGGGATCGGCGTTGCACTGCTTGGCGATCCAGGCCGCGCCGGAGTCGTTCTTCTTGGCGATCGGGGTGTTGGGCTCGGCGGCCGCGCCATAGAACGACGGGAAGTTGTAGAGCTTGCTCGCGAGCATCGACTCGCGGGAGGCGTCGACCAGGGCCACCAGGAACTCCTTGGCGATGTCCTGGCTCTTGGAGAACTTCCAGACCACGTAGCCGCTCATGACGTGCTCGGAGGCGAGCTGGATCCCGGTCGGACCCTTGAGCGCCGGGGTGAAGAAGTAGTTGTCGAGCACCGGGAGCTTGTTGTCCTGCGCGGTCCGGTAGGCGGAGATGGAGTTCAGGATGTACGCGGTCTCCTGGGCGTTGAATGCCTGGTTGTTGGAGGCCGCGTTCCACGACAGCACCGCCTGGTTCATGCCGACCGAGTACAGGCGCTTGGCGTACTCCAGGGCCTTGAGAGTCTCGGCCGAGTTGAGGACGACGTTGCCGTCCTTGTCCTGGATGGAGCCGCCGTGGCACCAGAGGATGTTGCGCACCGCCATGTTCGAGTCGATGTCCTGGGAGAGGCCGATGCCGATCGGGATCTGCATCTGGGGAGCGGCCTTCCTGATCTCGGGGCCCGCCTTGACGAGATCCTCGTAGGTCGACGGTCCGCTCGGCATCCCGATGTCCGTCCATACCTTCTTGTGGAAGTTGCCCGGATCCGGGACCCACATGTCGGACAGCGCAAACTGCTTCCTGGTGAACGCGTTGTAGGTGCTGCGGTGGGCCAGCTCGACCGGCTTGCCGTACTTCTTCTCCAGGTTGGCCGCGACGTCCTTGAGGTCGACCACGTGCTCCTCGAAGGCGCTCGCGAGCCCGATGAACATGTGGACGTCGTGGCCCGACTGCGCCGCAACCTCCGCGGTGGCCCGCGGCACCACGTCGGCGAAGCCCACGTGGTCCACCGTCACCTCGACCCCGCGCTTGGACCCCCAGTCCTTCGCCCACGGGTCGAACCACTTGTCGTAGGCAGGCACGAAGTGTGCCCACTGCAGGACCTTCAGGGTCTTGTCGGCCGCCGCCGCGCCCCGGACGAATACGCTAGGGCCGGCCGCCGCCGCGGCGGCGCCAGCCGCGACCAGCTTGGCGCCCTTGACGATGAACTGCCTGCGACTGTGCATGTGCCACCTCCGTTGGTGTGTACATCAGGCGGGGAATCTGCTCCGCCATCAATCAATTAGGGTACCATACGGCCTCCGGCGTCCTCGACGCCCACCACGCCGCCGGCGGCGCACCAGCGTGTTATCCTAGCGACCCGTGAGCGAAGAGCCCGTCGCCTACTTCGACGACATCCGGCTCGGTGAGGAGTACGTCTCGCCCGGTCGCACTGTGACCGAGGCCGACATCGTGATCTTCGCGGGGCTGAGCGGCGACTACAACGTCCTCCACACCGACGCCGAGCACATGAAAGCGTCCCTGTTCGGCGAGCGCATCGCCCACGGGCTGCTCGGACTCTCCATCCAGCAGGGGCTGCTCGACCGCGTGGTGCCCGGGCAGGCGGTGGGCCCGCTCGCGTCGGTGAAGTGGAAGTTCAAGGGGCCGATCAAGATCGGCGACACCATCCACGTGGAGGCGCGCGTTTCCGCCAAGAAGGACGGCGAGCGGCCGGAATCCGGCGTGGTCACGGTGGAGCGCCGGGTGGTCAACCAGCGCGGCGAGGTGGTCCAGGAAGGCGAGACCGACCACGTCGTCGCGCGCCGGCCCGCCTGATCGGGCGATGGCGGGGCCGCGCGCCGAGCGCAGAGTCTACTTCGAGGACGTGCAGATGCACGTCGCGCTCGAGACTCCCGGCATGACGCTCACCGAGACGCATGCCGCGATGTTCACCGCGCTGACCGGCTCGCGCCCGACCGATCCCGGCGCGATCCCGGATCTGATTCCCCTCTGCCTGTCGTCCGGCCTCGGCTGGCGCGTGCCGCAGGCCCCGCTGGTGGTTCTCGCCTTCATGGGCTTCGAGTGGCGCTTCCTCAAGCCCGCCCGGGTGGGCGACACCATCCACAGCGTGTCGACCACGGTGGCCAAGCGCTCGATGAAAGACGGCGGAGTGGTGGTCGAGGAGCGCCGGATCCTCAACCAGCACGGCGACCTCGTACAGAGCGGACGGCTCACCCTGCTGGTGGCCAAGCGGCCCGCCCCGTGATCCGTGCGGCCTGGCGGCTGGCCGGCGCGGTGCCCGCGGTCTGGGGCGCCTATACGTGGGGATCGCACCTGCTCACCGTCGGCTCGATCTGGCGAGGCGCGCGCGACCGCCGGGCGGTCACGCTCACCTTCGATGACGGCCCGGATCCGGAGTGGACGCCGCGCGTGCTCGACGTCCTGGAGCGGGAGGGGGTGCGCGGCGCGTTCTTCCTCATCGGCCGCCGCGCCGATCGCGCCGCGCCGGTGACCCGCCGCATCGCCGAAGCCGGCCACGACCTCGGCAACCACACCTGGAGCCACACGAGCCTGTGGCGCTGCGGGCCGAGCGAGACCGCGCGCCAGATCGCCCAGGGCCACGTCGCGATCTCGGACGCCGCGGGCCGGGCGCCCGCGTTCTTCCGGCCACCGTGGGGCAAGACCAATCTGGCGATGTTCGCCACGCTACGCCGCTGCGGCGTGCCGTGCGTGTTCTGGACGGTACAGCCGGAAGGCCGCCGGCCGGTGACGCCGGCCGAGCAGGCGCGGCGCGGCACCGCGCGGGCGCGCGCCGGGGCGATCTACGACCTGCACGACGCGGATGGAGTGCCCGGCGCGGGCGCGCGCCTCGTGGCGTATCTCCCCGCGCTCATCACGGGGTTGCGGGCCGCGGGCTACTCGCTGGTCCCCCTCCGCGACCTGCTGTAGAATCCTCCCGACTCGAGCCCACGACAAAGGAGTTTCCGATGGCCGTCGACCCCCGCAAGCACAGCCGCGTTCTCCTCGAAGGGCCCGATCGCGCCGCCGCCCGCGCCATGATGAAGGCGGTCGGCTTCAGCGACGAGGATCTCTCGCGCCCGCAGATCGGGGTGGCCCATTGCTGGATCGGGACCATGCCCTGCAACTGGAATCACCGCAAGCTGGCCGAGAAGGTCATGCAGGGGATTCGCGCGGCGGGCGGCACCCCGATCGAGGTCAACACCATCTCGATCACCGACGGCATCACGATGGGCACCGAGGGCATGAAGGGCTCGCTCATCAGCCGCGAGGTCGTCGCCGACTCGGTGGAGCTGGTCGCGCGCAGCCACATGTTCGACGGGATCGTCACCATCTCGGGCTGCGACAAGACCATTCCCGCGATGACCATGGTGCTGGGCCGGCTCGACATCCCGAGCCTGATGCTCTACTGCGGCTCGATCATGTTCGGCCGCTGCGCGGGCGCCGAGGGGCCGTTCGCGGGCCGCAACCTGACCATCCAGGACGTGTTCGAGGCCCTCGGCGCCTACAACGCCGGGAAGATCCCCCTCGAGCAGTTCAAGGACGTGGAGGACCACGCCTGCCCCGGGGCCGGAGCCTGCGGCGGCCAGTTCACCGCCAACACGATGGCCACCGCCTACGAGATGCTCGGCGTCTCGCCGATGGGCTGGAACGACATCCCGGCCGTCGACCCGCGCAAGGACGAGGTCGCGTTCGAGGCGGGCAAGCTCGTGATGGACCTGGTGCGGAAGGGCGCGACCCCCCGCTCGCTGGTCGACCGCAAGAGCTTCGAGAACGCCATCGCCGGGGTGATGGCCACCGGCGGCTCCACCAACGCGGTGCTCCATCTGCTCGCCACCGCGCGGGACTTCGGCGTCAAGCTCACGATCGACGACTTCGACCGCATCTCGCGCAAGACGCCGGTGCTGGCCGACCTCAAGCCCTGGGGCACCTATACCGCGCCCGAGATGTACGAGGCGGGGGGCATGGCGGTGGTGGGCAAGCGACTCCTCGAGGCCGGGCTCCTCCACGCGGGCGCGAAGACGGTCAGCGGGCGGACCCTCGGCGAGGA
This window contains:
- a CDS encoding MqnA/MqnD/SBP family protein → MLIRVGHSPDPDDAFMFYALNSGKVKIPGITIEHVLEDIESLNRRARTGELEVTAVSAATYTLVHDRYRMMDPGASMGKGYGPILVAKGPIERAKLEEKVVAIPGSHTTAALLLRLYVGDPPTIEVAFDQIPRVVLEGQADLGLLIHEGQITHQRMGLHKVLDLGQEWEKESGLPLPLGINVMRRDLGEDTHRAISQGLRDAIDYAYANVDEALEYAMRYGRGIDKETCRRFVLMYVNDYTKRLGDDGRAALKRLYELAHARGLITSMPPVDPI
- the mqnC gene encoding cyclic dehypoxanthinyl futalosine synthase — encoded protein: MLEQIREKVENGKRLDRADGLWLLTDAPLLDLGSVAHEARLRRIPEARVTFVIDTNPNYTNVCITDCQFCAFYRRPGDKEAYTLTVDEVLAKVEFAVREGATTVLLQGGHNPVLPLQYYLDLVRETRRRFPSVTPHFFSASEIRTMSDVAGKPVPEVLALLKQAGQTSIPGGGAEVLSERTRRRIEPKKGGPAAWLDVHREAHRQGFRSTATMMYGHVEQPEDILDHLDSIRALQDEHGGFTAFVPWSFKPGNTLLEKWIKQYKGPNAYLRMLAVSRLYLDNFPHVQASWFSEGKRAGQVALSWGADDFGGTLFEENVHAAADFVNKTTVDEIITLIRDAGFTPAQRTTDYEIIRTY
- a CDS encoding menaquinone biosynthesis protein — encoded protein: MLRVGRIPYLNCEPFFHRLAGVELVDLIPRRLGEAMGAGELDAGPLSLMDYVRLESRLVPLPYGIGCATGARSVLVFADRVLADLAGARIGVTLETSTSVELLRVLLALRYAVEPAAWVGPEEPCDAQLLIGDQAIRRVTGGPPARHVIDLAVEWRDWTGLPFVFARWAIAARVPARERRRLESALDEALDRGLDALPEIAAARCELGWTRAEVESYLRNFTFRLGPDEEKGAAEFVRLRGQIGAA
- the mqnE gene encoding aminofutalosine synthase MqnE, coding for MAVAATAPPRLRDDRLHPIWEKVQAGDRLSREDGLVLFQTPDLHGLGRMADFAKSRRHGDQVFFVLNRYINPTNVCVLSCSFCDFARKKGEPGAFENTIEDVLNMIKPGTREAHIVGGHHPDWPFEYFERLIEAIHHARPETQIKAFTAAEIDYFWRRWKIEPREALTRLKKVGLHSMPGGGAEIFSKRLQKLLHFTGKADAERWCEIHGIAHSLGIRTNATMLYGHVETREERVDHLLRLRQQQDLSGGFLTFIPLSYQTGNTKLVPRQTPPTDDLRTIAASRLLLDNFEHIEAYWVMLGEATASLALHFGASDVNGTLEDEKIAHMAQAASPAGLATEQILRIVRDAGKIPVERDALYSVVRVWS
- a CDS encoding carbohydrate ABC transporter permease, with amino-acid sequence MRRRAGHRIAAAVGHRVLVLGFTAFAVFPFYWMLVTAFKQNADLYVGASNTAHNPFIFNRPPTLDHLRILFGNTLYLTWLFNTLWVGALVVLITLLLGVPAAYSLARLSGRWGERMSIGIFLTYLIPSTLLFIPFSRLVASLGLQNQLWALVLIYPTFTVPFCTWLLMGFLKTLPKEVEESAMVDGCSRLGAVGRVVLPLAVPGLLTVVIFALTLTIQEFVYSLTFISSVGRMTVSVGVPVALVRGDVYYWGSLMAACLITSVPLAILYNFFLDRFIAGFTVGALK
- a CDS encoding sugar ABC transporter permease gives rise to the protein MSSTEIALARPAAAAVETLSRRDRRLGKILLAPALAYIFVLVAIPFLLAVLLSLTNSSAGSLEFSFVGLQNFRSVLSSAVFLRALRNTFVFTLVSQGLVIVMGNILARALMKPFRGKLLVRFLILLPWAAPISLATLGWLWIFDSTFSVINWMLKVVGWLGPGEWYYWLGDPVLGMVAIIIVHVWRMLPFSTVILLAGLTSIPKEVHEAADIDGAGALAKAFQITLPMMLPILTVAVLFGVVFTFTDMSVVYLLTRGGPFNSTHVLASLAFQDGVLGGDVGRGASVAIFLVPLLVVMAVVMLRLSRRAEVV
- a CDS encoding extracellular solute-binding protein, with translation MHSRRQFIVKGAKLVAAGAAAAAAGPSVFVRGAAAADKTLKVLQWAHFVPAYDKWFDPWAKDWGSKRGVEVTVDHVGFADVVPRATAEVAAQSGHDVHMFIGLASAFEEHVVDLKDVAANLEKKYGKPVELAHRSTYNAFTRKQFALSDMWVPDPGNFHKKVWTDIGMPSGPSTYEDLVKAGPEIRKAAPQMQIPIGIGLSQDIDSNMAVRNILWCHGGSIQDKDGNVVLNSAETLKALEYAKRLYSVGMNQAVLSWNAASNNQAFNAQETAYILNSISAYRTAQDNKLPVLDNYFFTPALKGPTGIQLASEHVMSGYVVWKFSKSQDIAKEFLVALVDASRESMLASKLYNFPSFYGAAAEPNTPIAKKNDSGAAWIAKQCNADPFGSQPGDKLSLLSKALPWSTNLGYPGFANPAEGEIFDTYVITDMFAKAATGAMSPKDALAEANTRCKEIFAKWRKKNMVAGGSKDR
- a CDS encoding MaoC/PaaZ C-terminal domain-containing protein, whose product is MSEEPVAYFDDIRLGEEYVSPGRTVTEADIVIFAGLSGDYNVLHTDAEHMKASLFGERIAHGLLGLSIQQGLLDRVVPGQAVGPLASVKWKFKGPIKIGDTIHVEARVSAKKDGERPESGVVTVERRVVNQRGEVVQEGETDHVVARRPA
- a CDS encoding polysaccharide deacetylase family protein produces the protein MIRAAWRLAGAVPAVWGAYTWGSHLLTVGSIWRGARDRRAVTLTFDDGPDPEWTPRVLDVLEREGVRGAFFLIGRRADRAAPVTRRIAEAGHDLGNHTWSHTSLWRCGPSETARQIAQGHVAISDAAGRAPAFFRPPWGKTNLAMFATLRRCGVPCVFWTVQPEGRRPVTPAEQARRGTARARAGAIYDLHDADGVPGAGARLVAYLPALITGLRAAGYSLVPLRDLL
- the ilvD gene encoding dihydroxy-acid dehydratase, whose product is MAVDPRKHSRVLLEGPDRAAARAMMKAVGFSDEDLSRPQIGVAHCWIGTMPCNWNHRKLAEKVMQGIRAAGGTPIEVNTISITDGITMGTEGMKGSLISREVVADSVELVARSHMFDGIVTISGCDKTIPAMTMVLGRLDIPSLMLYCGSIMFGRCAGAEGPFAGRNLTIQDVFEALGAYNAGKIPLEQFKDVEDHACPGAGACGGQFTANTMATAYEMLGVSPMGWNDIPAVDPRKDEVAFEAGKLVMDLVRKGATPRSLVDRKSFENAIAGVMATGGSTNAVLHLLATARDFGVKLTIDDFDRISRKTPVLADLKPWGTYTAPEMYEAGGMAVVGKRLLEAGLLHAGAKTVSGRTLGEEIRAASEPPGQDVIKPLEKALKPEGGIAILRGNLAPDGCVIKISGQKKYAHRGPARVFEREEDAFQAVKKGKIKPNDVIVIRYEGPKGGPGMREMLHVTGALQGAGLGESVALMTDGRFSGATHGFMIAHIVPEAADRGPIAALKSGDIINIDVKKRRLDVEIPAGEIRKRLANWKAPKPRYTTGVFAKYAKTVSHASIGAIT